One window from the genome of Salvia miltiorrhiza cultivar Shanhuang (shh) chromosome 7, IMPLAD_Smil_shh, whole genome shotgun sequence encodes:
- the LOC130993185 gene encoding UPF0481 protein At3g47200-like: protein MEEGKEWVISINKELENLPNTSEESAHWSKRSIYRIPASVTDVNTRAYKPQIVSFGPYHHGSDNMKAMEEHKRRALLHFLKRSNKPLQAYVDALTPVAQDLMDAYDQLPPHWHDTHKFLQLMIVDGCFILEILRAAAPTTQARPQPPPPPSAPSHSQPQAHHQSPVRDYAANDPIFSNHGKLYIVPYLKRDMLMLENQLPMPLLEKLVAVQNDRSLKDCKDLTKRILKFFQQNVPAKNLHEFNHCLHILDIYRRSLLLEEPRGKKPERSSGHIHHGGDDIIRSATELNEAGIRIKRSKSRSLKDITFHGGVLKLPLIVVDDALESLYLNLIAFERFHVGAGNDLTSYIFFMDNIIDSSRDVSLLHSCGIIQNALGSDKAVAKLFNSLSKDITLDPDSSLDLVHKQVSAYCQQPWHQWRANLMHTYFTNPWAILSVVAAIFLFALTIVQTIYSVLGYVSPPP from the exons ATGGAAGAAGGAAAAGAATGGGTGATCAGCATCAACAAGGAGCTAGAGAATCTGCCCAACACCTCGGAGGAGTCGGCACATTGGAGCAAGCGATCCATCTACCGCATCCCGGCCTCCGTCACGGATGTCAACACGCGCGCCTACAAGCCGCAGATCGTCTCCTTCGGCCCCTACCACCACGGCTCCGACAACATGAAGGCCATGGAGGAGCACAAGCGCCGCGCCCTCCTCCACTTCCTCAAGCGCTCCAACAAGCCCCTCCAGGCCTACGTCGACGCCCTCACCCCCGTCGCCCAGGACCTCATGGACGCCTACGACCAGCTCCCCCCGCACTGGCACGACACCCACAAGTTCCTCCAGCTCATGATCGTCGACGGTTGCTTCATCTTGGAGATACTCCGCGCTGCCGCCCCCACCACTCAGGCGCGGCCCCAGCCCCCGCCCCCGCCTTCGGCCCCCTCCCACTCCCAGCCTCAGGCTCATCATCAATCCCCGGTTAGAGATTACGCAGCTAATGATCCCATATTCAGCAACCACGGCAAGCTCTACATTGTCCCTTATCTAAAGCGAGATATGCTGATGCTCGAGAACCAGCTGCCCATGCCGCTTCTCGAGAAGCTCGTCGCCGTTCAGAATGACAGGTCACTCAAG GACTGCAAGGATCTCACCAAACGCATCCTCAAATTCTTCCAACAAAACGTTCCCGCAAAGAACCTGCATGAGTTCAACCACTGCCTCCACATCCTAGACATATACCGCAGGAGCTTGCTTCTGGAGGAGCCGCGCGGCAAGAAGCCAGAGAGAAGCAGCGGCCACATCCACCACGGCGGGGATGACATAATCCGGTCGGCCACGGAGCTGAACGAGGCCGGGATCCGCATCAAGCGGAGCAAATCGAGGAGCCTCAAGGACATCACCTTCCACGGCGGGGTGCTGAAGCTGCCCCTGATCGTGGTGGACGACGCGCTGGAGTCGCTCTACCTCAACCTCATAGCCTTCGAGCGCTTCCACGTGGGGGCAGGGAACGACCTCACGTCGTATATATTCTTCATGGACAACATCATCGACAGCTCGAGGGATGTGAGCCTGCTGCACTCGTGCGGCATCATACAGAACGCGCTGGGCAGCGACAAGGCCGTGGCCAAGCTCTTCAACTCGCTGTCCAAGGACATCACCCTCGACCCTGACAGCAGCCTCGACCTGGTGCACAAGCAGGTCAGCGCCTACTGCCAGCAGCCCTGGCACCAGTGGAGGGCTAACCTCATGCACACCTACTTCACCAACCCCTGGGCCATTCTCTCCGTCGTCGCCGCCATCTTCCTCTTCGCTCTCACCATTGTTCAGACTATTTACAGTGTCTTAGGTTACGTCAGTCCTCCTCCTTAA